One window from the genome of Streptomyces cadmiisoli encodes:
- a CDS encoding GSCFA domain-containing protein yields MQHPYSSLPARSFWRTAVAEPDPLDITDLWTPKFGIDQDAPVVTAGSCFAAHIGSALLAQGMHWYDAELPPPGLTRAEQTARGYRRFSFRTGNIYTAAALRQWIAWALGKEEPPQEVWEEKAAFHDPHRPTVEPDGFSSPDDVLRSREVTLAAVRTALTEADVLVFTLGLTEAWHDTHTGTVLPMCPGTVRGTFDPVRHVLHQHTAARVHRDLSDALALARGVNPGLRTVLTVSPVPLTATATGRHALVATTHSKSVLRAVAGQLADEDDRVDYFPSYEIITGFPYRAAFYEPNLRTVSPDGVAHVMRHFFHSLRGRSAPALPAPRTITPVTGGEDPWCDDAVLDYYSPRPVPPAG; encoded by the coding sequence GTGCAGCACCCGTACAGCAGCCTGCCCGCGCGATCCTTCTGGCGCACCGCGGTGGCCGAACCCGACCCTCTGGACATCACCGACCTGTGGACGCCGAAGTTCGGCATCGACCAGGACGCCCCCGTGGTGACCGCCGGATCCTGCTTCGCCGCGCACATCGGTAGCGCCCTCCTCGCGCAGGGCATGCACTGGTACGACGCCGAGCTGCCGCCCCCGGGCCTGACCCGGGCCGAGCAGACGGCACGCGGCTACCGCCGCTTCTCCTTCCGCACCGGCAACATCTACACCGCCGCGGCGCTCCGCCAGTGGATCGCCTGGGCGCTCGGGAAGGAGGAGCCGCCGCAGGAGGTCTGGGAGGAGAAGGCAGCCTTCCACGATCCCCACCGGCCGACCGTCGAACCGGACGGTTTCTCCTCCCCCGACGACGTGCTGCGCTCCCGCGAGGTCACCCTCGCCGCCGTGCGCACCGCCCTGACCGAGGCCGACGTCCTGGTCTTCACTCTCGGCCTGACCGAGGCCTGGCACGACACGCACACCGGCACGGTGCTTCCGATGTGCCCGGGCACCGTGCGCGGCACCTTCGACCCCGTCCGGCACGTCCTGCACCAGCACACGGCGGCCCGTGTGCACCGCGACCTGTCGGACGCGCTCGCCCTGGCACGCGGCGTGAACCCGGGGCTGCGCACGGTCCTGACCGTCTCCCCGGTGCCGCTCACGGCCACCGCGACCGGCCGCCACGCCCTCGTCGCCACCACCCACTCCAAGTCCGTGCTGCGCGCGGTGGCCGGCCAACTCGCCGACGAGGACGACCGGGTCGACTACTTCCCGTCGTACGAGATCATCACGGGCTTCCCCTACCGGGCCGCCTTCTACGAGCCCAACCTGCGCACCGTCAGCCCCGACGGTGTGGCCCATGTGATGCGGCACTTCTTCCACTCACTGCGCGGACGATCCGCTCCGGCGCTGCCCGCGCCGAGAACCATCACCCCCGTCACCGGCGGAGAGGACCCTTGGTGTGACGACGCCGTGCTCGACTACTACAGCCCCCGCCCGGTTCCTCCTGCTGGGTGA
- a CDS encoding TauD/TfdA dioxygenase family protein: MEDYALRALERLSTRPAEPYDTLSVAPITPLLGAEVTGLDLSQELTPQQEKELKHAFHAHHVLVFHDQDITPEQHKRFARVFGELHPVALAPEGSDPHILDIKANKESRNVAGNGWHADGTADPEPSLGSMLYITTMPEGGSGGDTLFANMHLAYELLSPTMRSFLDGLTALHDGALPWTAAGQTPPPEYDVPRTEHPVVVRHPETGDKLLFVNAPYTSHITQLSRAESDALLGMLYAHVARTPLLHCRVRWQERTLVFWDNRSVQHHAIWDYFPHTREGRRVAIDGSALHA, encoded by the coding sequence ATGGAGGACTACGCCCTGCGGGCCCTCGAACGACTGTCCACCCGCCCCGCCGAGCCCTACGACACCCTTTCCGTCGCCCCGATCACACCTCTGCTCGGCGCGGAGGTCACGGGGCTGGACCTGTCCCAGGAGCTGACACCCCAGCAGGAGAAGGAGCTCAAGCACGCGTTCCACGCGCATCACGTGCTGGTCTTCCACGATCAGGACATCACGCCGGAGCAGCACAAGCGGTTCGCGCGGGTCTTCGGCGAGCTGCACCCGGTCGCCCTCGCCCCCGAGGGATCGGACCCGCACATCCTGGACATCAAGGCGAACAAGGAGTCGCGCAACGTCGCCGGCAACGGCTGGCACGCCGACGGCACCGCGGACCCCGAGCCCTCTCTCGGGTCGATGCTGTACATCACGACCATGCCCGAGGGCGGCAGCGGCGGCGACACCCTGTTCGCCAACATGCACCTCGCCTACGAGTTGCTCTCCCCCACCATGCGGAGCTTCCTGGACGGCCTGACCGCCCTGCACGACGGGGCTCTGCCCTGGACCGCCGCCGGACAGACCCCGCCGCCCGAGTACGACGTGCCGCGCACCGAACACCCCGTCGTCGTCCGGCACCCGGAAACCGGCGACAAGCTGCTGTTCGTCAACGCGCCCTACACCTCCCACATCACCCAGCTGTCCCGCGCGGAGAGCGACGCCCTGCTCGGCATGCTGTACGCGCACGTCGCCCGTACCCCGCTGCTGCACTGCCGGGTGCGGTGGCAGGAGCGCACCCTGGTGTTCTGGGACAACCGCAGCGTCCAGCACCACGCGATCTGGGACTACTTCCCGCACACCCGCGAGGGACGACGCGTCGCCATCGACGGCTCCGCCCTGCACGCCTGA
- a CDS encoding ArsR/SmtB family transcription factor — protein MAALSDPTRLGIVRVLSDGAERGWGQFRAPVAKSTLSHHLKVLREAGVTQTRQEGTRCFVILRRDDLDARFPGLLPALLSAALADGVGEHVTESSEED, from the coding sequence ATGGCAGCGCTCAGCGACCCGACACGGCTCGGCATCGTGCGCGTCCTGTCCGACGGTGCCGAACGCGGATGGGGCCAGTTCCGCGCGCCGGTCGCCAAGTCCACGCTGAGCCATCACCTCAAGGTGCTGCGCGAGGCGGGTGTCACACAGACCCGCCAGGAAGGCACGCGCTGCTTCGTGATCCTGCGTCGTGACGATTTGGACGCCCGATTTCCCGGGCTGCTGCCGGCCCTGCTGTCGGCGGCCCTGGCCGACGGCGTCGGCGAGCACGTGACGGAGAGCTCCGAGGAGGACTGA
- a CDS encoding SDR family NAD(P)-dependent oxidoreductase, giving the protein MDSTTQAAFAGRAAIVTGAGSGIGRATAVALAREGAHVLGVGRRRDALEETAAAHEGIEILDIDICRDDAPAKVVETAVERWGRLDLLVNNAGATAVMPLAEVEKQAITELFALNVIAPSMLAHEALPHLRRTSGTIINLSSTYGHRPMSGGAHYSATKAAIEQMTRSWALELAGEGVRVNSVAPGPTRTDVMIHAGLTPEAANEMYAYERDRIPTHRIADVKDVAHWILRMAEPAGRQVTGQVITVDGGLELI; this is encoded by the coding sequence ATGGACAGCACCACCCAGGCGGCTTTCGCGGGCCGAGCGGCGATCGTCACCGGCGCCGGATCGGGGATCGGCCGTGCGACGGCTGTCGCGCTGGCGCGGGAAGGCGCACATGTGCTCGGGGTGGGCCGCCGCAGGGACGCCCTGGAGGAAACCGCCGCGGCTCACGAGGGCATCGAGATCCTGGACATCGACATCTGCCGGGACGACGCTCCCGCGAAGGTCGTGGAGACAGCCGTGGAGCGGTGGGGGCGGCTCGATCTCCTGGTGAACAACGCCGGCGCCACGGCGGTCATGCCTCTCGCGGAGGTGGAGAAGCAGGCGATCACCGAGCTGTTCGCCCTCAATGTGATCGCTCCGAGCATGCTCGCCCACGAGGCCCTGCCGCACCTGCGGCGGACCTCGGGCACCATCATCAACCTGTCGAGCACCTACGGCCACCGCCCCATGTCGGGCGGGGCGCACTACTCGGCGACCAAGGCCGCCATCGAGCAGATGACGCGCAGCTGGGCGCTGGAACTCGCGGGGGAGGGCGTTCGTGTCAACTCCGTCGCACCCGGTCCCACCAGGACCGATGTGATGATTCACGCCGGGCTGACGCCCGAGGCCGCCAATGAGATGTACGCCTACGAGCGGGACCGCATCCCCACGCACCGCATCGCCGATGTGAAGGACGTGGCGCACTGGATCCTGCGGATGGCCGAGCCGGCCGGGCGACAGGTCACCGGCCAGGTCATCACCGTCGACGGCGGCCTCGAGCTGATCTGA